From a region of the Caldilineales bacterium genome:
- a CDS encoding carbohydrate kinase family protein gives MSIDAIVAGHLCLDVIPDLSAIDAGDFSRAFAPGRLLQVGAVSFSTGGPVANVGLALHKLGLGVKLMGKVGDDLFGQAIHQGIACYDPALTDGMIIDPAAASSYTIVITPPGSDRFFLHCPGANDTFGAEDVRYDLLPAARLFHFGYPPLMRRMYEDGGAQLAEILRRAKATGVTTSLDMALPDPASAAGRADWPRICAQVLPYVDIFLPSLEEILFMLRRPTYAAMQQVAGRTDILPLVTPDLLTDLSEQLLAMGARVVGLKLGERGLYLRTAGERAMAGLGRARPSDPAAWADKELWAPCFKVKLVGAAGSGDSTIAGFLAGLLRGLSPEATVTAAVAVGACNVEAADTLSGLRSWEETTARVAAGWERHPLGISAGGWRFEEGWGCWVSSPGNGQGA, from the coding sequence ATGAGCATCGACGCCATCGTTGCCGGCCATCTGTGCCTGGATGTCATCCCCGACCTCAGCGCCATCGACGCCGGGGACTTCAGCCGCGCGTTTGCGCCCGGCCGCCTGCTGCAAGTCGGGGCCGTGAGCTTTTCCACCGGCGGCCCGGTCGCGAATGTGGGCCTGGCCTTGCACAAATTGGGCCTGGGGGTGAAGCTGATGGGCAAGGTGGGCGATGATCTCTTCGGCCAGGCCATCCACCAGGGCATCGCCTGCTACGACCCGGCCCTGACCGACGGCATGATCATCGACCCGGCCGCCGCTTCGTCCTATACCATCGTCATCACTCCCCCCGGCAGCGACCGCTTCTTCCTCCACTGCCCCGGCGCCAACGATACGTTCGGGGCCGAGGATGTGCGCTACGACCTGCTCCCCGCCGCCCGGCTGTTCCACTTCGGCTATCCCCCGCTGATGCGCCGGATGTACGAGGATGGCGGCGCGCAGTTGGCCGAAATCCTGCGCCGGGCCAAAGCAACCGGCGTCACCACCTCGCTCGACATGGCCCTGCCCGACCCTGCCAGCGCCGCCGGGCGCGCCGACTGGCCCCGTATTTGCGCGCAAGTGCTTCCTTATGTCGACATCTTCCTCCCCAGCCTCGAGGAAATCCTGTTCATGCTGCGTCGCCCGACTTATGCGGCGATGCAGCAGGTTGCGGGTAGGACTGACATCCTACCATTGGTAACACCCGATCTTTTGACCGACCTGAGCGAGCAGTTGCTGGCGATGGGGGCCAGGGTGGTGGGGCTGAAGCTGGGTGAGCGGGGGCTGTATCTGCGCACGGCCGGGGAGCGAGCGATGGCAGGGCTGGGCCGGGCGCGGCCCTCCGACCCGGCGGCGTGGGCCGACAAAGAGTTGTGGGCGCCGTGTTTCAAGGTCAAGCTGGTGGGCGCAGCCGGGTCGGGTGACTCCACCATCGCCGGTTTCCTGGCCGGGCTGCTGCGTGGCCTCTCGCCCGAGGCGACGGTGACGGCCGCCGTGGCCGTGGGCGCCTGCAACGTCGAAGCCGCCGACACGCTCAGCGGGCTGCGTTCGTGGGAGGAGACGACGGCGCGGGTGGCGGCAGGGTGGGAGCGGCATCCGCTGGGGATCAGCGCCGGTGGATGGAGGTTCGAGGAAGGGTGGGGGTGTTGGGTTTCGAGTCCTGGCAATGGCCAGGGCGCATGA
- a CDS encoding adenylate/guanylate cyclase domain-containing protein, whose translation MNPLLCNVCEIFAKEHQGGAEVELSLLFADVRGSTALAERMSPTEFSRLIDRFYKTATQVMAQSDALIDKIIGDQAAGFYVPGLAGPEHARRAIEAAQSILRATGHHQPEGPWIPLGVGVHTGVAFVGSVGSESGATDITVLGDAANTAARLSSSARVGEILLSDAAYRAAKIDLGALEERQLDLKGKSQPILVHVL comes from the coding sequence ATGAACCCGCTGCTGTGCAATGTCTGTGAAATCTTCGCCAAAGAACATCAGGGTGGCGCCGAAGTGGAACTATCCCTGCTCTTCGCCGATGTGCGCGGTTCGACCGCGCTGGCCGAACGGATGTCGCCAACCGAATTCAGCCGCCTGATCGACCGCTTCTACAAAACAGCCACCCAAGTGATGGCGCAGAGCGATGCCTTGATCGACAAGATCATCGGCGATCAGGCGGCGGGATTTTATGTTCCCGGGCTTGCCGGCCCAGAGCATGCACGCCGCGCCATCGAGGCCGCCCAGTCGATCCTGCGCGCCACCGGTCACCACCAACCCGAAGGCCCCTGGATTCCGCTAGGGGTGGGCGTGCATACCGGCGTGGCCTTTGTCGGCTCGGTGGGTTCTGAATCAGGGGCGACTGATATCACGGTTCTCGGCGACGCCGCCAATACGGCTGCTCGTCTCTCATCCAGCGCCCGTGTGGGCGAGATATTGCTCAGCGATGCCGCCTATCGGGCGGCGAAGATCGATCTCGGCGCCCTGGAGGAACGGCAACTTGATCTCAAGGGCAAGAGCCAGCCTATCCTGGTCCACGTTTTATAG
- a CDS encoding 2-oxoacid:acceptor oxidoreductase family protein, translating to MKSNGNEPVSPPYPGVAITTDGSGAVSWVETHITQGACAYPITSSTVMGGNYAQAVANGQKNLWGDPLIFMEPESEHSSASAAEGFALAGGRVTNFTSGQGLILMKEVLYVISGKRLPVVFHIGARALTSHSLNVHAGHDDVMGVADTGWGMLFARNAQGAGDLALISRRAAEDSETPFLNCQDGFLTTHTIENVLLPEPELMKQYVGNPAEKLRNLMNPSAPVMSGVVQNQDSYMKGKIAQRYFYDRVRPRLQRAMEEFYQLTGRRYEMVESYGMDEAEYAIVCMGSMAETAAVTCDYLRQETGLKVGVVHVTCFRPFPGPEIVQALSRCRAITVLERMDNPMGQSNPLTAEIKAAFADALVDGPGYPRIHRIPVIFSGSAGLGSRDVRPGDLIAAVKNMVEGGRRYFVLGIKHELALDASFDPDVRPKGAFSMRGHSVGGYGSVTTNKVIATIVGDLFDLYVQAYPKYGSEKKGLPTTYYLTAADQPIRTHCELNFVEFVPLNDVNAFNLGNPLLGLQPGGAVFLQSRHEEAGKVWENIPEYARRIIRRKQLRVLYLDAAAIAKEVASEADLQVRMQGIVLLGVFLRATPFLQERKLKQDELMAGVEKSLRKYFGKRGEQVVQDNLTAVRRGYTEVREIPREIIDVEEKLTVETGGKLVRDVMHHGVVACQSNTPLRTVAQAMAERSIGAVVVVDGDGYLQGLVSGTDLVRAEASNREFTAMPDILPEHIMTRNVITTTPEEPLAEAVNKLIENRIHRLVVVEKHNGHQTPIGMLSVGDVARLPVQ from the coding sequence ATGAAATCAAACGGCAATGAACCCGTCTCACCCCCCTACCCTGGCGTCGCCATCACCACCGATGGCAGCGGCGCCGTCAGTTGGGTGGAGACGCACATCACCCAGGGCGCCTGCGCCTATCCCATCACCTCGTCCACCGTCATGGGCGGGAACTATGCCCAGGCCGTGGCCAACGGCCAGAAGAATCTGTGGGGCGACCCCCTCATCTTCATGGAGCCGGAGTCCGAGCACTCATCGGCCTCCGCCGCCGAAGGCTTCGCCCTGGCCGGCGGGCGGGTGACGAACTTCACCTCGGGCCAGGGGCTGATCCTGATGAAGGAAGTGCTGTATGTCATCTCTGGCAAGCGGCTGCCGGTGGTCTTCCACATCGGCGCCCGCGCCCTCACCAGCCACAGCCTCAATGTCCACGCCGGGCACGACGATGTCATGGGCGTGGCCGACACCGGCTGGGGCATGTTGTTCGCCCGCAATGCCCAAGGCGCCGGCGACCTGGCCCTGATCTCGCGCCGGGCGGCCGAGGACAGCGAGACGCCGTTCCTCAATTGTCAGGATGGCTTTTTGACCACACACACGATCGAGAACGTGCTCCTGCCCGAGCCGGAGTTGATGAAGCAGTATGTGGGCAACCCGGCCGAAAAGTTGCGCAACCTGATGAACCCATCGGCCCCGGTCATGTCGGGCGTGGTGCAGAACCAGGACAGCTACATGAAGGGCAAGATCGCCCAACGCTATTTCTACGACCGCGTCAGGCCGCGGCTGCAACGGGCGATGGAGGAGTTCTACCAACTGACCGGCCGGCGCTACGAGATGGTCGAGTCGTATGGGATGGACGAGGCCGAATACGCCATCGTCTGCATGGGCAGCATGGCTGAAACGGCCGCCGTGACCTGCGATTATCTGCGCCAAGAAACCGGGCTGAAGGTGGGGGTGGTGCATGTCACCTGTTTCCGCCCCTTCCCCGGCCCCGAAATCGTGCAGGCGCTGAGCCGCTGCCGGGCGATCACCGTGCTCGAACGCATGGACAACCCCATGGGCCAGAGCAACCCGCTCACCGCCGAGATCAAGGCCGCCTTTGCCGACGCCCTCGTCGATGGCCCCGGCTACCCGCGCATCCATCGCATCCCGGTCATCTTCAGTGGCTCGGCCGGGCTGGGCAGCCGCGACGTGCGGCCGGGCGACCTCATCGCCGCGGTCAAGAACATGGTCGAGGGTGGACGGCGCTATTTCGTCCTGGGGATCAAGCACGAGCTGGCCCTGGACGCCTCCTTCGACCCCGATGTGCGGCCAAAGGGCGCCTTCTCGATGCGCGGGCATTCGGTGGGCGGCTATGGCTCGGTGACGACGAACAAGGTCATCGCCACCATCGTCGGCGACCTCTTCGACCTGTACGTGCAGGCCTATCCCAAATACGGCTCCGAGAAGAAGGGCCTGCCCACCACCTACTATCTGACCGCCGCCGACCAGCCCATCCGCACCCACTGCGAGTTGAACTTCGTCGAGTTCGTGCCGCTGAACGATGTCAACGCCTTCAACCTGGGCAATCCGCTGTTGGGCTTGCAGCCGGGCGGGGCCGTCTTCCTGCAATCGCGGCACGAGGAAGCGGGCAAGGTCTGGGAGAACATCCCCGAATATGCGCGGCGGATCATCCGCCGCAAGCAGCTGCGCGTCCTCTATCTCGACGCCGCCGCCATCGCCAAAGAAGTAGCCTCGGAGGCCGACCTGCAAGTTCGTATGCAGGGCATTGTCCTCTTGGGCGTCTTCCTGCGCGCCACACCCTTCCTGCAAGAGCGCAAGCTGAAGCAGGACGAGCTGATGGCCGGGGTGGAGAAAAGCCTGCGCAAGTATTTCGGCAAGCGCGGGGAGCAGGTGGTGCAGGATAATCTCACGGCCGTGCGCCGCGGCTACACCGAAGTGCGCGAGATCCCGCGCGAGATCATCGACGTGGAAGAAAAACTGACGGTCGAGACCGGCGGCAAGCTGGTGCGCGATGTGATGCATCACGGCGTGGTGGCCTGTCAGTCGAACACACCCCTGCGCACCGTCGCCCAGGCCATGGCCGAACGCTCCATCGGCGCGGTGGTGGTAGTGGATGGGGATGGCTATCTGCAAGGGCTGGTTAGCGGCACCGACCTGGTGCGGGCCGAGGCCAGCAACCGCGAGTTCACGGCCATGCCCGACATCCTGCCCGAACACATCATGACCCGAAACGTCATCACCACCACGCCCGAGGAGCCGCTGGCCGAAGCCGTCAACAAGCTGATCGAGAACCGCATCCACCGCCTGGTGGTGGTCGAGAAACACAACGGCCATCAGACCCCAATCGGGATGCTGTCGGTTGGCGATGTGGCGCGTTTGCCGGTTCAGTAA
- a CDS encoding GNAT family N-acetyltransferase yields MLQGPRVRLRSITRQDLNRLCEFNNDVEVELAGGGDPPTPQSLERLQADFDREAASGGRDGAAFAIEVDSVFIGQCALFAEDAVARVCELGITIGDKRFWGQGYGREAIGLLVAYGFRHRNLHRIWLRVHANNERAIRSYRACGFVEEGRLRQHVWSNGRRDDLVIMGLLRQEGWQE; encoded by the coding sequence ATGCTACAAGGCCCGCGCGTCCGTCTACGCAGCATCACCCGGCAGGATCTCAACCGGCTGTGCGAATTCAATAACGATGTGGAGGTCGAGCTGGCCGGAGGCGGCGACCCGCCCACACCGCAATCGCTCGAACGCTTGCAGGCCGATTTCGACCGTGAGGCGGCCAGCGGCGGGCGCGACGGCGCCGCTTTTGCCATCGAAGTCGATAGCGTCTTTATTGGCCAGTGCGCTCTCTTTGCTGAAGACGCCGTGGCCCGTGTCTGCGAACTGGGCATCACCATCGGCGACAAGCGCTTTTGGGGCCAGGGCTATGGCCGCGAGGCGATCGGGCTGCTGGTCGCTTACGGCTTCCGCCACCGCAACCTGCACCGCATCTGGCTGCGCGTCCATGCCAACAACGAGCGCGCCATCCGCTCCTATCGCGCCTGTGGTTTCGTGGAGGAAGGCCGTCTGCGTCAACACGTTTGGAGCAACGGCCGCAGGGACGATCTGGTGATCATGGGGCTGTTGCGCCAGGAGGGCTGGCAGGAGTAG
- a CDS encoding dehydrogenase gives MTKQITIDPVQMRRPGVLKAPEIPINAYVSDPQAEAGKYGADNLVRIYRDMATIRAFELMLDAFKKQGAYEGIAYNHAGPAHLSIGQEAAAVGMAYHLSPDDFIFGSHRSHGEILAKSLSAIAKLSDDALLRIMETYLDGAPLKVVQSYSRGDVKSLAIDYTLYGALAEIFGRAAGFNRGLGGSMHAFFPPFGVMPNNAIVGGAADIAVGSALFKRVNRRPGIVIVNIGDASMGCGPVWEAMMFAAMDQYRTLWPEEIGGAPPILFNFMNNFYGMGGQPQGETMGFGMLARVALGVNPEAMHAERIDGYNPLAVADAIERKRKILAEGRGPVLLDTVTYRFTGHSPSDASSYRTKEEVDAWREHDSLAAYRDYLLANGHATAAQLDAIQTDLTGRMVQVAGAAISLDLSPRLEAERIGDYMFSNQVKDRLAEAAPEVLLPKEETRLKQTAAKFRSGLDADGNPLPKPKCLTYAEALFEAMLHRFYEDPTMVAYGEENRDWGGAFGVYRGLTEALPYHRLFNSPISEGAIVGTAVGYALSGGRVAAELMYCDFMGRAGDEVLNQMAKWQAMSAGVLQMPLVLRVSVGSKYGAQHSQDWTSLVAHIPGLKVMFPATPYDAKGMLNLALRGSDPVVFFESQRLYNEPETLVPGGVPVDYYEVPMGEPAVRRAGKDVTIVTIGATLYRALAAAKDLETIYGLSAEVIDARFLNPLNYDPILASARKTGRVLVASDASERGSFAHTLASTIGQLAFDFLDGPVAVVGSRNWITPAAEMEDAFFPQKEWILDALHERLLPLPGHRPTTRQAAAELLWRNRGGI, from the coding sequence ATGACCAAACAGATCACCATCGACCCGGTGCAGATGCGGCGGCCGGGCGTGCTCAAAGCGCCCGAGATCCCGATCAACGCCTATGTCTCCGACCCGCAGGCCGAGGCCGGGAAGTACGGCGCCGACAACCTGGTGCGCATCTACCGCGACATGGCCACCATCCGGGCCTTCGAGCTGATGCTGGACGCTTTCAAGAAACAGGGCGCCTACGAAGGCATCGCCTACAACCATGCCGGGCCGGCTCATCTTTCCATCGGCCAGGAAGCGGCGGCGGTGGGCATGGCCTACCACCTCTCGCCCGACGACTTCATCTTTGGCTCGCACCGCAGCCACGGCGAAATCCTGGCCAAAAGCCTCTCGGCCATCGCCAAACTGAGCGATGACGCCCTGCTGCGGATCATGGAGACCTACCTGGACGGCGCCCCCCTCAAAGTCGTGCAGAGCTACAGCCGGGGGGATGTCAAGAGCCTGGCCATCGACTACACCCTCTACGGTGCGCTGGCCGAGATTTTTGGCCGTGCAGCGGGCTTCAACCGCGGTCTGGGCGGCTCGATGCACGCCTTCTTCCCGCCTTTCGGGGTGATGCCCAACAACGCCATCGTCGGCGGCGCCGCTGATATTGCCGTCGGCTCGGCCTTGTTCAAGCGCGTCAACCGGCGGCCGGGCATCGTCATCGTCAACATCGGCGACGCCAGCATGGGCTGCGGCCCGGTGTGGGAAGCGATGATGTTTGCAGCCATGGATCAGTACCGCACCCTCTGGCCGGAGGAGATCGGCGGCGCCCCGCCCATCCTCTTCAACTTCATGAACAACTTCTATGGCATGGGCGGCCAGCCGCAAGGCGAAACCATGGGCTTTGGCATGTTGGCGCGCGTGGCTCTGGGCGTCAACCCCGAAGCCATGCACGCCGAGCGCATCGACGGCTACAACCCTCTGGCTGTGGCTGACGCCATCGAAAGAAAACGCAAAATCCTGGCCGAGGGCCGCGGCCCGGTGCTGCTCGACACTGTCACCTACCGCTTCACCGGCCATTCGCCCTCCGACGCCAGCTCCTACCGCACCAAAGAGGAAGTCGATGCCTGGCGAGAGCACGACTCGCTGGCCGCCTATCGCGACTATCTGCTGGCCAACGGCCACGCCACCGCCGCCCAGTTGGACGCCATCCAGACCGACCTGACCGGGCGCATGGTGCAGGTGGCCGGCGCCGCCATCTCGCTCGACCTTTCACCCCGCCTCGAGGCCGAGCGCATCGGCGACTACATGTTCTCCAACCAGGTGAAAGACCGCCTGGCCGAGGCTGCGCCCGAAGTTCTTCTGCCCAAAGAGGAGACGCGGCTGAAGCAAACGGCCGCCAAATTCCGCTCTGGCCTGGATGCCGACGGCAACCCCCTTCCCAAGCCCAAGTGCCTGACCTACGCCGAAGCCCTGTTCGAGGCCATGCTCCATCGCTTCTATGAAGACCCGACCATGGTCGCCTACGGCGAGGAAAACCGCGATTGGGGCGGGGCCTTTGGCGTCTACCGCGGCCTGACCGAAGCCCTACCCTATCATCGGCTCTTCAACTCGCCCATCTCCGAGGGCGCCATCGTCGGCACGGCCGTGGGCTATGCCCTGTCGGGCGGGCGGGTGGCGGCCGAATTGATGTACTGCGACTTCATGGGTCGCGCCGGCGACGAAGTCCTCAACCAGATGGCCAAATGGCAGGCGATGTCGGCCGGCGTCTTGCAGATGCCGCTGGTGTTGCGGGTCTCGGTCGGCTCCAAGTACGGCGCCCAACACTCGCAGGACTGGACCTCGCTCGTCGCCCACATCCCCGGCCTCAAGGTCATGTTCCCGGCCACACCCTACGACGCCAAGGGCATGCTCAACCTGGCTTTGCGCGGCTCCGACCCCGTGGTTTTCTTCGAGAGCCAGCGGCTGTACAACGAGCCGGAAACGCTCGTCCCCGGCGGCGTGCCGGTGGACTACTACGAAGTGCCCATGGGCGAGCCGGCCGTGCGCAGGGCGGGCAAGGATGTCACCATCGTCACCATCGGGGCCACACTCTACCGCGCTCTGGCCGCAGCCAAAGACCTGGAGACGATCTACGGTCTCTCGGCTGAGGTGATCGACGCCCGTTTTCTCAACCCCCTTAACTACGACCCCATCCTGGCCTCGGCCAGGAAGACCGGGCGGGTGCTGGTCGCCTCCGACGCCAGCGAACGCGGCTCCTTCGCCCACACCCTCGCCTCCACCATCGGCCAGTTGGCCTTCGACTTTCTGGACGGCCCGGTGGCGGTGGTCGGCTCGCGCAACTGGATCACCCCCGCCGCCGAGATGGAAGACGCCTTCTTCCCGCAAAAAGAGTGGATTCTCGACGCCCTGCACGAGCGCCTGCTCCCCCTGCCCGGCCATCGCCCCACCACCCGCCAGGCCGCCGCCGAACTCCTGTGGCGTAATCGAGGCGGGATTTGA